In Stenotrophomonas sp. ASS1, the following proteins share a genomic window:
- a CDS encoding DOPA 4,5-dioxygenase family protein codes for MHPDPLTLIDAGDDDAHWADLLSPTRRRLIASAGLAAGGLASASTAAAAPRGESTVNTTEPGRPGFRAIVPPPVKGSSPWGQVTASEPTPRPASVRPGEATLPATPRAYTDIKSYHAHIYFDEDSFEKAALLRRWAAERFPVELGNWNLEPRGPHVTPSFYFGFTNDLLPVLVPWLQLNSLGLTILIHPNTGDGRADHLYYALWVNRAQPVNAYNWPAPKPGEREPLEEVFPNVVPTVPLET; via the coding sequence ATGCACCCGGACCCGCTGACCTTGATCGACGCCGGCGACGATGACGCCCACTGGGCCGACCTGCTTTCGCCCACACGCCGCCGCCTGATCGCATCAGCCGGTCTGGCCGCCGGCGGCCTGGCCAGTGCCTCGACCGCCGCCGCAGCCCCGCGCGGCGAAAGCACGGTGAACACCACCGAACCCGGGCGCCCCGGCTTCCGTGCCATCGTCCCGCCGCCGGTGAAGGGCAGCAGCCCCTGGGGCCAGGTCACCGCCAGCGAACCGACCCCGCGCCCGGCCAGCGTGCGTCCCGGGGAGGCCACCCTGCCCGCGACCCCACGTGCCTACACCGACATCAAGAGCTATCACGCGCATATCTACTTCGACGAGGACAGCTTCGAGAAAGCTGCGCTGCTGCGGCGCTGGGCGGCCGAGCGCTTCCCGGTGGAGCTGGGCAACTGGAACCTGGAACCACGCGGACCGCACGTCACCCCGTCGTTCTATTTCGGCTTCACCAACGACCTGCTGCCGGTGCTGGTGCCCTGGCTGCAGCTCAACAGCCTGGGCCTGACCATCCTGATCCACCCCAATACCGGTGATGGCCGCGCCGACCATCTGTATTACGCGTTGTGGGTGAACCGCGCGCAGCCGGTGAACGCCTACAACTGGCCGGCACCGAAGCCGGGGGAACGGGAGCCCTTGGAGGAGGTGTTCCCGAACGTGGTGCCGACGGTGCCGCTGGAGACGTGA
- the aroQ gene encoding type II 3-dehydroquinate dehydratase, with amino-acid sequence MAKLLVLHGPNLNLLGTREPEVYGHTTLADIDQALAAQASAAGHAVESLQSNAEHVLVDRVQAARDDGTAFILINPAAFTHTSVALRDALAAVAVPFIEIHLSNPHTREPFRQHSYFSDKAVGVVCGFGADSYRYAMDAALLRVQAARA; translated from the coding sequence ATGGCGAAGCTGCTGGTCCTGCACGGCCCCAACCTCAACCTGCTCGGCACCCGCGAGCCGGAGGTCTACGGCCACACCACGCTGGCCGACATCGACCAGGCGCTGGCCGCCCAGGCCTCGGCTGCCGGGCACGCGGTGGAGAGCCTGCAGTCCAATGCCGAGCACGTGCTGGTGGACCGCGTGCAGGCCGCACGCGACGACGGAACCGCTTTCATCCTGATCAACCCCGCCGCCTTCACCCACACCTCGGTCGCCCTGCGCGATGCGCTGGCGGCGGTGGCGGTGCCGTTCATCGAGATCCACCTGTCCAACCCGCATACCCGCGAACCGTTCCGCCAGCACAGCTACTTCAGTGACAAGGCCGTGGGCGTGGTCTGCGGTTTCGGCGCCGACAGCTACCGCTACGCGATGGACGCGGCGCTGCTGCGCGTGCAGGCGGCCCGCGCGTGA
- a CDS encoding lysozyme inhibitor LprI family protein, with protein sequence MKMLPRVLACIVLWAGVCGASIAAERAAAGIDCAQATGGYERDMCDSDRLDDADSALNAVYVQARGELKAQAADGSCSRCAAAEQQLVKAQRIWITLRDADCEAVYAFNADGTSRNPAKMQCLITQTRDRTRQLREFYELL encoded by the coding sequence GTGAAGATGCTCCCAAGAGTGCTTGCCTGCATCGTGCTGTGGGCCGGCGTGTGCGGCGCCAGCATCGCCGCCGAGCGCGCGGCCGCTGGCATTGACTGCGCGCAGGCGACCGGCGGCTACGAGCGCGACATGTGCGATTCCGATCGCCTGGATGACGCCGACAGCGCATTGAACGCCGTTTACGTCCAGGCGCGCGGCGAACTGAAGGCGCAGGCCGCCGATGGCAGCTGCAGCCGCTGCGCAGCGGCCGAACAGCAGCTGGTGAAGGCCCAGCGCATCTGGATAACCCTGCGCGATGCAGACTGCGAGGCAGTCTATGCCTTCAACGCAGACGGCACCTCGCGCAACCCTGCGAAGATGCAGTGCCTGATCACCCAGACGCGCGACCGTACGCGGCAGCTGCGCGAGTTCTACGAACTGCTTTGA
- the accB gene encoding acetyl-CoA carboxylase biotin carboxyl carrier protein, whose amino-acid sequence MDLRKIKKLIDLLEESNLAEIEIKEGEESVRLSRAPVAGYAAPVAAPVYAAPAAPAPQAMPMQSPTEASTGGTAKPGPALPEGHVLRSPMVGTFYASSAPDKPAFVSVGQQVKEGETLAIIEAMKMFNPIEADKSGTIVAILGENGQPVEFDQPLFVIG is encoded by the coding sequence ATGGATCTCCGCAAAATCAAGAAGCTGATCGACCTGCTGGAAGAGTCGAACCTGGCTGAAATCGAAATCAAGGAAGGCGAAGAGTCGGTGCGCCTGTCGCGCGCCCCGGTGGCCGGCTATGCCGCCCCGGTCGCCGCCCCGGTGTACGCCGCTCCGGCCGCTCCGGCGCCGCAGGCGATGCCGATGCAGTCGCCGACCGAAGCCTCCACCGGTGGCACCGCCAAGCCGGGCCCGGCGCTGCCGGAAGGCCACGTGCTGCGCTCGCCGATGGTCGGCACCTTCTACGCGTCGTCCGCCCCGGACAAGCCTGCGTTCGTCAGCGTTGGCCAGCAGGTCAAGGAAGGCGAGACCCTGGCCATCATCGAAGCGATGAAGATGTTCAACCCGATCGAAGCCGACAAGTCCGGCACCATCGTCGCCATCCTCGGCGAGAACGGCCAGCCGGTCGAATTCGACCAGCCGCTGTTCGTGATCGGCTGA
- the accC gene encoding acetyl-CoA carboxylase biotin carboxylase subunit, with protein MLDKVVIANRGEIALRILRACHTLGIRTVAVHSTVDRNLKHVAMADESVCIGPAPSPQSYLNIPALIAAAEVTDAQAIHPGYGFLSENADFAERVEESGFIFIGPKADTIRMMGDKVEAIRAMKSAGVPCVPGSGGPLGEDIVANTKIAREIGYPVIIKAAGGGGGRGMRVVHAEASLKTSIETTKSEAKAAFGNGEVYMEKFLENPRHVEIQVLADGQGNAIHLGERDCSMQRRHQKVVEEAPAPGITAEQREQIGKVCTEACVRIGYRGAGTFEFLYEDGRFYFIEMNTRIQVEHPVTEMVTGIDLVAEQLKIAAGQKLSIKQSDVVLTGHAIECRINAEDAETFVPSPGTITGFHPPGGPGVRVDTHIYSGYRVPSNYDSMIGKLIVHGPDRETAIARMRVALSEMVVDGIKTNVALQQRIMRDKGFQAGGQNIHYLEKRLAERKNKPIALT; from the coding sequence ATGCTCGACAAAGTCGTCATCGCCAACCGAGGGGAAATCGCGCTGCGCATCCTGCGCGCGTGCCACACCCTCGGCATCCGCACGGTGGCCGTGCATTCCACGGTCGACCGCAACCTCAAGCACGTGGCCATGGCCGACGAGTCGGTCTGCATCGGTCCGGCGCCGTCGCCGCAGAGCTACCTCAACATCCCGGCACTGATCGCCGCGGCGGAAGTCACCGACGCCCAGGCCATCCACCCGGGCTACGGCTTCCTGTCGGAGAACGCCGACTTCGCCGAGCGCGTGGAAGAGTCCGGTTTCATCTTCATCGGCCCCAAGGCCGACACCATCCGCATGATGGGTGACAAGGTCGAAGCCATCCGCGCGATGAAGTCCGCCGGCGTGCCGTGCGTGCCCGGCTCGGGCGGCCCGCTGGGCGAAGACATCGTCGCCAACACCAAGATCGCCCGTGAGATCGGCTACCCGGTCATCATCAAGGCGGCCGGTGGTGGCGGTGGCCGCGGCATGCGCGTGGTGCACGCCGAAGCCTCGCTGAAGACCTCGATCGAAACCACCAAGAGCGAGGCCAAGGCCGCGTTCGGCAATGGCGAGGTCTACATGGAGAAGTTCCTGGAGAACCCGCGCCACGTGGAAATCCAGGTACTGGCCGACGGCCAGGGCAACGCCATCCACCTGGGCGAGCGTGACTGCTCGATGCAGCGCCGCCACCAGAAGGTGGTGGAAGAAGCGCCGGCACCGGGCATCACCGCCGAGCAGCGCGAGCAGATCGGCAAGGTCTGCACCGAAGCCTGCGTACGCATCGGCTACCGTGGTGCCGGCACGTTCGAGTTCCTGTACGAGGACGGCCGCTTCTACTTCATCGAAATGAACACCCGCATCCAGGTGGAACATCCGGTCACCGAAATGGTCACCGGCATCGACCTGGTGGCCGAGCAGCTGAAGATCGCCGCCGGCCAGAAGCTGTCGATCAAGCAGAGTGACGTGGTGCTGACCGGCCATGCCATCGAATGCCGCATCAACGCCGAAGATGCGGAGACCTTCGTGCCGAGCCCGGGCACCATCACCGGCTTCCATCCGCCGGGCGGCCCCGGCGTGCGCGTGGACACCCACATCTACAGTGGCTACCGCGTGCCGTCGAACTACGACTCGATGATCGGCAAGCTGATCGTGCACGGCCCGGACCGCGAAACCGCCATTGCCCGCATGCGCGTGGCACTGAGCGAAATGGTGGTCGATGGCATCAAGACCAACGTCGCCCTGCAGCAGCGGATCATGCGCGACAAGGGCTTCCAGGCCGGTGGCCAGAACATCCACTACCTGGAAAAGCGCCTGGCTGAACGCAAGAACAAGCCGATCGCGCTGACCTGA
- the prmA gene encoding 50S ribosomal protein L11 methyltransferase: MPFLELTLRCTEATQPRYENALEDVGALAVTLLDAEADTSNEQAILEPGVGETPLWDTLVLSALFPADSNALLLLAALESFDPELDWSSGSFRAVEDEDWERAWLDQFQPMDFGSRTWIVPWNHELPDAAQAADAAVVRLDPGLAFGSGTHPTTALCLRWLDQLAVDGLLQGQRVLDFGCGSGILALAALKLGAAEAIGVDNDPQALVATADNAERNGEQARMHVYLPQDEPVATYPIVVANILASALDALAELLAARVAAGGRIALSGILHGQEGELLQRYAAWFDDLQATQDGDWMRITGVRRA; this comes from the coding sequence ATGCCGTTCCTGGAACTGACCCTGCGCTGCACCGAAGCCACCCAGCCCCGCTATGAAAATGCGCTGGAGGACGTTGGTGCACTGGCCGTGACCCTGCTCGATGCCGAGGCCGATACCAGCAACGAACAGGCCATTCTCGAACCGGGCGTGGGCGAGACCCCGCTGTGGGACACGCTGGTGCTGAGCGCGCTGTTCCCCGCCGACAGCAACGCGCTGTTGCTGCTGGCCGCACTGGAATCCTTCGATCCGGAGCTGGACTGGAGCAGCGGCAGCTTCCGCGCGGTCGAGGATGAAGACTGGGAACGTGCCTGGCTCGACCAGTTCCAGCCGATGGACTTCGGCAGCCGTACCTGGATCGTGCCGTGGAACCATGAACTGCCCGATGCCGCACAGGCCGCCGATGCCGCCGTGGTGCGGTTGGACCCGGGCCTGGCGTTCGGTTCGGGCACCCACCCGACCACCGCACTGTGCCTGCGCTGGCTGGACCAGTTGGCGGTCGATGGCCTGCTGCAGGGCCAACGCGTGCTCGACTTCGGTTGCGGCTCGGGCATCCTCGCACTGGCCGCGCTGAAGCTGGGCGCCGCCGAAGCCATCGGCGTGGACAACGATCCGCAGGCCCTGGTCGCCACCGCCGACAATGCCGAGCGCAACGGCGAGCAGGCCCGCATGCATGTGTACCTGCCGCAGGACGAACCGGTCGCGACCTATCCGATCGTGGTCGCCAACATCCTCGCCTCGGCGCTGGATGCGCTGGCCGAACTGCTGGCTGCGCGCGTTGCTGCCGGTGGCCGCATCGCCCTGTCCGGCATCCTGCATGGCCAGGAAGGCGAACTGCTGCAGCGCTACGCAGCATGGTTCGACGATCTGCAGGCCACCCAGGATGGCGACTGGATGCGCATCACCGGCGTGCGCCGCGCCTGA
- a CDS encoding DUF3426 domain-containing protein, giving the protein MSEPNPPRRPLATFLRTTPEGEPAPATDARMQDEAGHATPVEQMQAEPIDLARPPATEMRHDDDVVIVDEAAAIEPAPVAVQATAVASDAPSFLGSARTRTLPTPRWHWLLVAGLALLLVLQSVLADRARLAADAGNRAWLGTLCGVLRCSLPAWHEPTAFTMTSREIRPLPGQAGVLQVQASIRNDARWAQAWPDLRLSLSDADGRVIGSGVFTPAQYLGENPGAALLEPGQSARVAFRLQEPAASTVAFTFDFL; this is encoded by the coding sequence ATGTCCGAGCCGAACCCACCGCGCCGTCCCCTGGCCACCTTCCTGCGCACGACGCCGGAGGGTGAGCCTGCGCCTGCGACCGATGCGCGCATGCAGGACGAAGCCGGGCACGCAACGCCCGTGGAGCAGATGCAGGCCGAGCCCATCGACCTGGCACGCCCACCGGCGACAGAGATGCGACACGACGATGACGTTGTCATCGTTGATGAAGCAGCGGCCATCGAGCCGGCGCCGGTCGCGGTGCAGGCAACGGCGGTCGCCAGTGATGCCCCCAGCTTCCTCGGCAGCGCGCGCACGCGCACGCTGCCAACACCCCGCTGGCACTGGCTGCTGGTCGCCGGGCTGGCATTGCTGCTGGTACTGCAGAGCGTGCTGGCCGACCGCGCGCGGCTGGCCGCCGACGCCGGCAACCGCGCATGGCTGGGCACGCTGTGCGGCGTGCTGCGCTGCAGCCTGCCTGCCTGGCACGAGCCCACTGCGTTCACCATGACCAGCCGCGAGATCCGCCCCCTGCCGGGCCAGGCCGGTGTGCTGCAGGTGCAGGCCAGCATCCGCAATGATGCGCGCTGGGCACAGGCGTGGCCGGACCTGCGGTTGTCATTGTCCGATGCCGATGGCCGGGTGATCGGCAGCGGCGTGTTCACGCCCGCGCAGTACCTGGGCGAGAACCCCGGTGCAGCCCTGCTGGAACCGGGCCAGAGCGCGCGCGTCGCCTTCCGGTTGCAGGAGCCCGCTGCGTCCACCGTCGCATTCACCTTCGACTTCCTCTGA
- the fis gene encoding DNA-binding transcriptional regulator Fis, whose amino-acid sequence MNAVLSRPDNSRGAPRPPLREHVAQSVRRYLRDLDGCDADDVYEIVLREMEIPLFVEVLNHCEGNQSRAAAMLGIHRATLRKKLKEYGISA is encoded by the coding sequence TTGAACGCTGTCCTTTCTCGTCCTGACAACAGTCGTGGCGCTCCCCGGCCACCGCTGCGTGAACATGTCGCCCAATCCGTGCGCCGTTACCTGCGTGACCTCGATGGCTGCGACGCGGACGATGTCTACGAGATCGTGCTGCGCGAGATGGAGATTCCGCTGTTCGTGGAAGTGCTCAACCACTGCGAAGGCAACCAGAGCCGCGCCGCCGCGATGCTGGGCATCCACCGTGCCACCCTGCGCAAGAAGCTGAAGGAATACGGCATCAGCGCGTAA
- a CDS encoding phosphatidate cytidylyltransferase, with protein MSFLIDVSGDLATQSVGQQTGLLFAGVGAVLVLATLVAETLRWRQRGQPSAVIANLVSRIRAWWVMAIVVGLALFFGRAGVIVLFAIISLFALREFITLAPTRSGDYYALLAAFYIVLPWQYYLVWIDWYGMYTLLIPVYAFLFLPILSTIGGDTTHYLERTAKVQWGLMICVFCISHVPLLLNLHVPGHDPSRNVLLFAFLVIVVQSSDVLQYIWGKLLGRHLIAPKLSPSKTVEGFVGGVLSASALGAALWWITPFTPLQAFGLSLLINLMGFWGGLVMSAIKRDRGIKDWGHMIEGHGGMLDRLDSVCFAAPVFFHVVRYYWKAGGGG; from the coding sequence ATGAGCTTCCTGATCGATGTGTCCGGCGACCTGGCCACGCAGAGTGTCGGCCAGCAGACCGGCCTGCTGTTTGCTGGCGTGGGTGCGGTGCTGGTGCTGGCCACGCTGGTGGCCGAGACATTGCGCTGGCGCCAGCGTGGGCAGCCCAGCGCGGTGATCGCCAACCTGGTCTCGCGCATCCGCGCGTGGTGGGTGATGGCGATCGTGGTCGGGCTGGCGCTGTTCTTCGGTCGTGCCGGGGTGATCGTGCTGTTCGCGATCATCTCGCTGTTCGCACTGCGCGAGTTCATCACCCTGGCGCCGACCCGCTCGGGCGACTACTACGCGCTGCTGGCCGCGTTCTACATCGTGCTGCCGTGGCAGTACTACCTGGTCTGGATCGACTGGTACGGCATGTACACGCTGCTGATTCCGGTCTATGCGTTCCTGTTCCTGCCGATCCTGTCGACCATTGGCGGTGATACCACGCACTACCTGGAGCGGACCGCGAAGGTGCAGTGGGGGTTGATGATCTGCGTGTTCTGCATCTCGCATGTGCCGCTGCTGCTGAACCTGCACGTGCCCGGCCATGACCCGTCGCGCAACGTGCTGCTGTTCGCCTTCCTGGTGATCGTGGTGCAGTCTTCGGACGTGCTGCAGTACATCTGGGGCAAGCTGCTCGGCAGGCATCTGATTGCGCCGAAGCTGTCGCCGTCGAAGACGGTGGAGGGCTTCGTGGGCGGCGTGCTGAGTGCCAGCGCGCTGGGCGCGGCGCTGTGGTGGATCACCCCATTCACGCCGCTGCAGGCGTTCGGCCTGTCGCTGCTGATCAACCTGATGGGGTTCTGGGGCGGCCTGGTGATGTCGGCGATCAAGCGCGATCGTGGCATCAAGGACTGGGGCCACATGATCGAGGGCCATGGCGGCATGCTCGACCGGCTGGACTCGGTGTGCTTCGCCGCGCCGGTGTTCTTCCACGTGGTGCGGTATTACTGGAAGGCGGGCGGCGGCGGTTGA
- a CDS encoding lysophospholipid acyltransferase family protein: MFAELIARACSGAIHVVTGARALWIGCAPSSERRVYYGNHASHGDFVLIWSSMPPALRRQVRPVAAAEYWQRDGLRRYLIDAVFNGVLVEREAGHRQQDPLQALRDAVDEDCSLILFPEGTRNVGEEPLLPFKSGIYHLARQRPELEFVPVWIDNLKRVMPKGRFLPLPLLCTATFGTPLRLQADEDKAAFLARSRQALLDLAPNGGRA; this comes from the coding sequence ATGTTCGCTGAATTGATTGCGCGCGCCTGCAGTGGCGCGATCCATGTAGTGACCGGCGCCCGCGCGCTGTGGATCGGCTGTGCGCCGTCCAGCGAACGGCGCGTGTATTACGGCAACCACGCCAGCCATGGTGACTTCGTGCTGATCTGGTCGTCGATGCCACCGGCACTGCGGCGCCAGGTGCGCCCGGTGGCCGCGGCCGAATACTGGCAGCGCGATGGCCTGCGTCGCTACCTGATCGATGCGGTATTCAACGGCGTGCTGGTCGAGCGCGAGGCCGGCCATCGCCAGCAGGATCCACTGCAGGCCCTGCGTGACGCGGTGGACGAAGACTGCTCGCTGATTCTGTTTCCGGAAGGTACCCGCAACGTGGGCGAAGAGCCGCTGCTGCCGTTCAAGAGCGGCATCTATCACCTGGCACGGCAACGCCCGGAGCTGGAATTCGTACCGGTGTGGATCGACAACCTGAAGCGGGTGATGCCCAAGGGCCGGTTCCTGCCGCTGCCGCTGCTGTGCACGGCCACCTTCGGTACGCCGCTGCGGCTGCAGGCCGACGAGGACAAGGCCGCCTTCCTGGCCCGCAGCCGGCAGGCGCTGCTGGACCTGGCGCCGAACGGGGGCAGGGCATGA
- a CDS encoding phosphatase PAP2/dual specificity phosphatase family protein yields MAAEGRPWRRALLWLALLGPFFFASYGFANWMAGRHAELPVMAFGWETQIPFVPWTIVPYWSIDLFYAVSFFLCRQRLELDRHALRLFSAQLIAVTCFLLWPLRFSFERPEIGGVFGWLFDVLLGFDKPFNQAPSLHIVLLIVLWVKFAQYLHGVWRWVLHVWALLIGVSVLTTFQHHFIDIPTGLLAGWLCVWLWPEQGTPPLRAWRTARDARRWRLAALYLLVAAALLVPVVLLRGAALWLLWPVVSLLLVALAYAGLGTAVFQKRADGRLTMAARWLLAPYLGAAWINSRLWTRRAPQPVPVMDGVWLGRVPCAALPAPLVGVVDACAELSCRAPGAAYASVPMLDLVVPTPHQLREAAEVIERLRAHGPLLVCCALGYSRSAASVAAWLLRSGRATDTDAAVAIVRTARPGVVLGAAHLHAITAAAGVRT; encoded by the coding sequence CTGGCCGCAGAGGGGCGCCCCTGGCGGCGCGCCCTGTTGTGGCTGGCCCTGCTGGGCCCATTCTTCTTCGCCAGCTATGGCTTCGCCAACTGGATGGCCGGCCGCCATGCCGAACTGCCGGTGATGGCGTTCGGATGGGAAACGCAGATTCCGTTCGTACCGTGGACGATCGTGCCGTACTGGTCGATCGATCTGTTCTATGCGGTTTCCTTCTTCCTGTGCCGGCAACGGTTGGAGCTGGACCGGCATGCGTTGCGGTTGTTCAGTGCACAGTTGATCGCGGTGACCTGCTTCCTGCTGTGGCCACTGCGCTTCAGTTTCGAGCGGCCGGAGATCGGCGGTGTGTTCGGTTGGTTGTTCGATGTGCTGCTGGGCTTCGACAAGCCGTTCAACCAGGCGCCATCACTGCACATCGTGTTGCTGATCGTGCTGTGGGTGAAATTCGCGCAGTACCTGCATGGGGTGTGGCGTTGGGTACTGCATGTGTGGGCGCTGCTGATCGGCGTCTCGGTGCTGACCACATTCCAGCATCATTTCATCGATATCCCGACCGGCCTGCTGGCCGGTTGGCTGTGCGTCTGGCTGTGGCCGGAGCAGGGCACGCCACCCTTGCGTGCCTGGCGCACCGCGCGTGACGCCAGACGTTGGCGCCTGGCAGCGCTGTACCTGCTGGTGGCCGCTGCATTGCTGGTGCCGGTGGTGCTTCTGCGTGGCGCGGCGTTGTGGCTGCTGTGGCCGGTGGTATCGCTGCTGCTGGTGGCGTTGGCGTATGCGGGGCTCGGTACGGCGGTGTTCCAGAAGCGTGCCGATGGTCGCCTGACCATGGCGGCACGCTGGTTGCTGGCGCCGTACCTGGGTGCGGCCTGGATCAATTCGCGGCTGTGGACGCGCCGCGCGCCGCAGCCGGTGCCGGTGATGGACGGTGTATGGCTGGGGCGTGTTCCCTGCGCTGCATTGCCGGCACCCTTGGTCGGCGTGGTCGATGCCTGTGCCGAACTGTCCTGTCGTGCACCGGGCGCGGCGTATGCCAGCGTGCCGATGCTGGACCTGGTGGTGCCCACGCCGCACCAGTTGCGCGAGGCGGCCGAGGTCATCGAGCGGCTGCGTGCGCATGGACCGTTGCTGGTGTGCTGTGCACTGGGCTATTCGCGCAGTGCTGCCAGTGTGGCGGCCTGGCTGTTGCGCAGTGGTCGTGCCACCGATACCGATGCCGCGGTGGCGATCGTGCGCACGGCACGTCCGGGCGTCGTGCTGGGCGCGGCGCATCTGCATGCCATCACTGCTGCAGCGGGAGTACGCACGTGA
- a CDS encoding bifunctional alpha/beta hydrolase/class I SAM-dependent methyltransferase translates to MRQAQEREFHSFDQVPLFYRYWASTTATPATKAVVLLHRGHEHSGRVTHLVDELDLPDTAFFAWDARGNGRSPGARGDAPGFPALVRDLDSFIAHIGAEHGIAVEDIVVIAQSVGAVVAATWVHDYAPRLRALVMASPAFKVKLYVPFARPGLALMQKLRGNFFVNSYVKPQWLTHDPARVESYRTDPLITRPISVRVLLGLYEAADRIVADAQAISVPVQLLVSGSDFVVHRGPQDRFYERLSSPIKERVHLPGFFHDTLGERDRAPALARIRSFIQARFAEPLRELSRRDAHRHGPTFEESEILAWPPERNSLADLRWRVVRGGLRFGGTLSEGIALGLQTGFDSGSTLDYIYRDEARGKGPLGRMVDRNYLDAIGWRGIRIRGQHLQELLRDAAQRLRGQGTPVRVLDVAAGHGRYVLEALGQGEQRAERIVLRDFSDLNVTQGQALIERLGAADIARFEQGDAFDPAQLAKVDPAPTLAVVSGLYELFPDNDAVLRSLQGIAATVPVGGYLAYTGQPWHPQLEFIARALTSHRGGAAWVMRRRTQQEMDELVRLAGFEKVAQRIDDFGIFTVSLARRTA, encoded by the coding sequence TGCTGCTGCATCGCGGCCATGAACATTCTGGCCGGGTCACCCACCTGGTCGATGAGCTGGACCTGCCCGACACCGCCTTCTTCGCCTGGGATGCACGCGGTAATGGCCGTTCGCCCGGCGCACGTGGCGATGCCCCGGGCTTCCCGGCGCTGGTGCGTGATCTGGACAGCTTCATCGCCCACATCGGCGCCGAGCATGGCATCGCGGTGGAAGACATCGTGGTGATCGCGCAGAGCGTGGGGGCGGTGGTCGCCGCCACCTGGGTGCACGACTACGCGCCGCGCCTGCGCGCGCTGGTGATGGCTTCGCCGGCGTTCAAGGTGAAGCTGTACGTGCCGTTCGCACGCCCGGGCCTGGCCTTGATGCAGAAGCTGCGCGGCAATTTCTTCGTCAACAGCTACGTCAAGCCGCAGTGGCTGACCCACGATCCGGCGCGGGTGGAAAGCTACCGCACCGATCCGCTGATCACCCGGCCGATCTCGGTGCGCGTGTTGCTGGGCCTGTACGAAGCGGCCGACCGCATCGTCGCCGATGCGCAGGCGATCAGCGTGCCGGTGCAGCTGCTGGTGTCCGGCTCGGATTTCGTGGTGCACCGTGGCCCGCAGGACCGCTTCTACGAGCGCCTGTCCAGCCCGATCAAGGAGCGCGTGCATCTGCCGGGCTTCTTCCACGACACGCTGGGCGAGCGCGATCGGGCGCCGGCGCTGGCGCGTATCCGCAGTTTCATCCAGGCACGTTTCGCCGAGCCGCTGCGCGAACTGTCGCGGCGCGATGCGCACCGCCATGGGCCGACTTTCGAAGAATCGGAGATCCTGGCCTGGCCACCGGAACGCAACAGCCTGGCCGACCTGCGCTGGCGCGTGGTACGTGGCGGCCTGCGCTTCGGCGGAACGTTGTCCGAAGGCATCGCGCTGGGTCTGCAGACCGGATTCGATTCGGGCAGCACGCTCGACTACATCTATCGCGATGAGGCGCGCGGCAAGGGCCCGTTGGGGCGCATGGTCGATCGCAACTATCTGGATGCGATCGGCTGGCGCGGCATCCGCATTCGCGGCCAGCACCTGCAGGAACTGCTGCGCGACGCTGCCCAGCGCCTGCGCGGGCAGGGCACGCCGGTGCGCGTGCTGGACGTGGCCGCCGGCCATGGCCGCTACGTGCTGGAAGCGCTGGGCCAGGGCGAACAGCGCGCCGAGCGCATCGTGCTGCGCGACTTCAGTGATCTGAACGTCACCCAGGGTCAGGCCTTGATCGAGCGCCTGGGGGCGGCCGACATCGCGCGCTTCGAGCAGGGTGATGCGTTCGACCCGGCACAGCTGGCCAAGGTCGATCCAGCACCGACGCTGGCCGTGGTATCGGGCCTGTACGAACTGTTCCCCGACAACGATGCGGTGCTGCGATCGCTGCAGGGGATTGCTGCAACGGTGCCGGTCGGTGGCTACCTGGCCTACACCGGCCAGCCGTGGCACCCGCAGCTGGAGTTCATCGCACGCGCACTGACCAGCCACCGCGGCGGCGCCGCGTGGGTGATGCGCCGCCGTACCCAGCAGGAAATGGACGAGCTGGTGCGCCTGGCCGGGTTCGAGAAGGTGGCGCAGCGTATCGACGACTTCGGCATCTTCACGGTGTCGCTGGCGCGCCGGACCGCGTGA